A single genomic interval of Musa acuminata AAA Group cultivar baxijiao chromosome BXJ3-4, Cavendish_Baxijiao_AAA, whole genome shotgun sequence harbors:
- the LOC103982719 gene encoding uncharacterized protein LOC103982719, with amino-acid sequence MSEAYKKVKAGRLVFKGGDVAGVDKKKRKKKKKAEADAEKNPFAAGEDADGESASAGAEAYTIDAAKRMKYEELFPVESKKFGYDPANKSRTSARTIEEALDDRVKKKADRYCK; translated from the coding sequence ATGTCGGAGGCTTACAAGAAGGTGAAGGCCGGGAGGCTCGTCTTCAAGGGCGGCGACGTCGCTGGCGTCGACAAAAAGAAgcgtaagaagaagaagaaggcggaaGCCGACGCGGAAAAGAATCCCTTCGCTGCGGGGGAAGATGCCGACGGGGAGTCGGCGTCGGCCGGGGCAGAGGCGTACACGATCGACGCGGCGAAGCGGATGAAGTACGAGGAGCTCTTTCCCGTGGAGTCCAAGAAGTTCGGTTACGACCCCGCCAACAAGTCCCGCACGAGCGCCCGCACGATCGAGGAGGCGCTCGACGACAGGGTCAAGAAGAAGGCTGACCGCTACTGCAAGTGA
- the LOC103982718 gene encoding uncharacterized protein LOC103982718, which yields MDLLLNAYGVPSDQEEDTGQHQRQHRPLQRPLPAPKRFRSEAYVPPQSPSPPLVLPPEPSGRYVSKRERAILAAAAAAAAASSTASAPLPPPHLHPSTSVASPVVGSISDSDLPSDILTFLKCQRKGLAGRRGISTKLAVSLDGHRSAVNSLQWSKSHGHLLASAGMDQTVNVWNVWSRNQQKARVFRCHNAAVKDVRWSSDGLSLLSCGYDCSSRLVDVEKGMETQIFKEDQTVEVIRFHPDNSSLFLSGGSKGLLRLWDIRVGTVVKEYLKGLGPILDAEFSLDGKNFLCSSDTTKSRISENSIIVWDVLRQVPLSNQVYTEAYTCTCVRYHPSDCCFVAQSNGNYIAIFSARPPFKMDKYKRYEMHGVCGFPIKCNFSLDGEQIASGSSDGCIYFYSYKSSELLRKIKAFDQACIDVAFHPLMPDVVASCSWTGEISVFR from the exons ATGGATCTTCTCTTGAACGCCTACGGCGTCCCCTCCGATCAAGAAGAAGACACAGGCCAACACCAACGCCAACACAGACCCCTGCAGCGCCCTCTGCCTGCTCCTAAAAGGTTCCGATCGGAAGCGTATGTTCCTCCTCAGAGCCCCTCCCCACCGCTGGTCTTGCCGCCGGAGCCCTCCGGAAGATACGTATCGAAGAGGGAGAGGGCGATcttagcggcggcggcggcggcggcggcagcgtcgTCGACTGCTTCCGCTCCTCTGCCTCCACCTCATCTGCATCCTTCCACGAGTGTCGCGTCTCCCG TTGTGGGATCAATTTCAGACTCAGATTTGCCATCAGATATATTGACATTTTTGAAGTGTCAAAGGAAGGGCCTTGCTGGGAGACGTGGGATTTCTACAAAACTCGCTGTTTCCTTAGATGGTCACCGTTCTGCTGTCAATTCTTTACAATGGTCTAAAAGTCATG GACATCTTCTTGCTTCTGCTGGAATGGATCAGACAGTTAATGTATGGAATGTTTGGAGCAGAAATCAGCAGAAAGCCCGTGTTTTCAGATGCCATAATGCAGCCGTGAAGGATGTTAGGTGGTCTTCTGATGGGTTATCTTTGCTTTCTTGTGGATATGACTGTTCATCACGGCTAGTTGATGTTGAAAAGGGAATGGAAACacaaatatttaaagaggatcAAACTGTGGAGGTCATCAGATTCCATCCTGATAACTCAAGTCTATTCCTTTCTGGTGGGTCAAAGGGTCTACTCAGATTATGGGATATAAGAGTTGGGACAGTGGTAAAGGAGTATCTTAAAGGGCTTGGGCCCATACTTGATGCTGAATTCAGTTTAGATGGAAAAAACTTTCTCTGTTCCAGTGACACTACAAAAAGCCGTATTAGTGAGAACTCTATCATTGTTTGGGATGTCTTGCGACAAGTTCCTTTATCTAACCAG GTTTACACGGAGGCCTACACCTGCACGTGTGTCCGGTATCACCCATCTGATTGTTGTTTCGTTGCGCAGTCCAATGGCAACTACATTGCCATTTTTTCAGCAAGGCCTCCCTTTAAGATGGATAAGTACAAGAGGTACGAGATGCACGGTGTATGCGGCTTCCCGATCAAGTGCAATTTCAGTTTGGATGGCGAGCAAATCGCCTCAGGCTCGTCGGATGGttgtatatacttctacagtTACAAATCCTCGGAGCTTTTGAGAAAAATAAAGGCATTCGATCAGGCATGCATTGACGTTGCCTTCCACCCCTTAATGCCTGATGTCGTAGCTTCATGCAGCTGGACTGGGGAAATTTCTGTGTTTAGATAG
- the LOC103982717 gene encoding thaumatin-like protein 1b produces MAIVYFVLSPLFFSFSGALAATFTLANNCEYTVWPGVLSSAGTAALPTTGFALQKGETRSLDAPAAWSGRFWGRTHCATDSSGKFSCATGDCGSGSVECSGAGAAPPATLAEFTLDGSGGMDFYDVSLVDGYNLPVLVVPQGGSGGGCSSTGCPVDLNGVCPSDLKVVLSTSDGGSDSVACKSACEAFGSPQYCCSGDYGSPNTCKPSSYSQFFKNACPRAYSYAYDDATSTFTCASANYLIMFCPSTTSQKKSSDSNSDAASMPLSNDTMVYVGGEQVSHAAPTLPHMAAMLLPISLAVLALRLGF; encoded by the exons ATGGCAATAGTTTACTTCGTTCTCTcacctcttttcttctctttttcag GGGCTCTTGCGGCTACGTTTACGCTGGCAAATAACTGCGAGTACACCGTATGGCCCGGCGTGCTCTCGAGCGCTGGCACGGCCGCGCTGCCAACGACGGGCTTCGCGCTGCAGAAGGGCGAGACGCGGAGCCTCGACGCGCCCGCCGCGTGGTCGGGCCGATTCTGGGGCCGCACTCACTGTGCCACTGACTCGAGCGGCAAGTTCAGCTGCGCAACCGGCGACTGCGGGTCTGGCTCGGTGGAGTGCTCCGGCGCCGGCGCGGCACCCCCGGCGACCCTGGCGGAGTTCACGCTCGACGGCAGCGGCGGGATGGACTTCTACGACGTGAGTCTGGTCGACGGCTACAACCTGCCGGTGCTGGTGGTGCCGCAGGGCGGCTCCGGCGGGGGATGCAGCTCCACCGGCTGTCCGGTGGACCTCAACGGGGTGTGCCCGTCGGACCTCAAGGTGGTGCTGTCGACCTCGGACGGCGGCAGTGACAGCGTCGCGTGCAAGAGCGCGTGCGAGGCGTTCGGATCGCCCCAGTATTGCTGCAGCGGCGACTACGGGAGCCCCAACACGTGCAAGCCGTCGTCCTACTCCCAGTTCTTCAAGAACGCCTGCCCCAGGGCTTACAGCTACGCCTACGACGACGCCACCTCTACGTTCACCTGCGCATCCGCCAACTACCTTATCATGTTCTGCCCCAGCACCACAAG CCAGAAGAAGTCCTCGGACTCGAATTCGGACGCAGCAAGCATGCCGCTGAGCAATGACACGATGGTCTACGTGGGGGGCGAGCAAGTGAGCCACGCCGCGCCAACCCTGCCGCACATGGCGGCCATGCTTCTTCCCATCTCCCTCGCTGTCCTCGCCTTACGTCTCGGCTTTTAG